The following are encoded in a window of Oncorhynchus keta strain PuntledgeMale-10-30-2019 chromosome 10, Oket_V2, whole genome shotgun sequence genomic DNA:
- the sh3pxd2aa gene encoding SH3 and PX domain-containing protein 2A isoform X5 has translation MSLCSCFFFRDYGSSKRKSGIDSSDPMVLEQYVVVANYERQENSEISLQAGETVDVIEKSESGWWFVSTAEEQGWVPATYLDSQNGTRDDLELSTVRTGEEEKYTTVQPYASQGKDEIGFEKGVTVEVIQKNLEGWWYIRYLGKEGWAPASYLKKMKEDFSSPGRKKTLTGPVEIIGNIMEISNLLQKKSSSEKDVETDGDSTSPERHISKSEISLPMPYAPGYNPSPDHGPGPSPGLSSGSGMGTSSPSLGPGASGPLQDSKGKTEPGSPAVARVAPHRVSIGFEAIGSPNLRQKPPPRRETNLGFQLPKPPEPPTVEAEYYTIAEFQSCISDGISFRGGQKADVIEKNSGGWWYVQIGETEGWAPCSYIDKRKKPNLSRRTSTLTRPKVPPPAPPTKKQDSEETPSPSPSHSISSSSKAPESPSRPTVYEEPEYDVPAVGCEGESDTDSLKGETIHRPLEVKINSVVCEKYRSSPPVCKTSPVIISYRRRSFRSVEEMAKEECIYENDGFRRSSGDEGASAKGCGGSNSPRIYHSSTVPRKPSGSSPLAGGKPLKKIAPELSRSQSLAKADTSSRLSSDESGRDSRKPPGIRTVEQRIGQSPSTKLKPSVRPKPLLTTKSEPQCSERMDITSLRRQLRPTGQLRHTVHGLKDSETASVISSEDSHSSRNSTSDLSSNYSKGSRGDSDLEVFNLYRTTDAYDKVQESELSFPSGVEVEVLKRQESGWWYIRWRDKEGWAPTFYLEPIRQGRDGGGSESDGQCSGSGSGTGSKSNSLEKNEQRVLALNDINLQGLTNHHQVHHTPGGLRSRNTPPIPSKPPGGFSKPAVLVNGAARMRNGGVRPQSAVRPQSVFVSAPQPAMVSQHYMTSSLRRNESLAAHNQYRTDQYRSGSATLGVRRNSSFNAVRAQPVTVETRSRPSERSITTRGSSAERFGAGGGTDALSRVGVVVQRNGIPVSTVRPKPIEKSQLIHNNLGREVYVSIADYRGDDETMGFPEGTCLEVLDRNPNGWWYCKVQDALHPRKGWVPSNYLERKK, from the exons GTTGGTGGTTCGTCAGTACAGCCGAGGAGCAGGGTTGGGTGCCGGCCACATACCTGGACTCACAGAACGGCACTAGAGACGACCTGGAACTTAGCACCGTCAGGACAGgagaag AAGAGAAGTACACGACGGTGCAGCCGTACGCCAGCCAGGGGAAGGACGAGATCGGCTTTGAGAAAGGGGTCACCGTGGAGGTCATCCAAAAGAACCTGGAGGGCTGGTGGTACATCAG GTACCTTGGGAAGGAGGGCTGGGCCCCGGCCTCATACCTGAAGAAGATGAAGGAGGACTTCTCATCCCCAGGTAGGAAGAAGACCCTGACAGGCCCTGTGGAAATCATCGGCAACATCATGGAGATCAGCAACCTGCTCCAGAAGAAGTCCAGCAGTGAGAAG GATGTCGAAACGGATGGAGATTCCACCAGTCCTGAGCGCCACATCTCCAAGAGTGAGATCAGCCTGCCCATGCCCTATGCCCCAGGTTATAACCCCAGCCCCGACCACGGCCCAGGTCCCAGTCCTGGGCTGAGTTCTGGATCTGGGATGGGTACCTCCAGTCCTAGCCTGGGCCCTGGTGCTAGTGGCCCTCTACAGGACAGTAAGGGGAAGACAGAACCTGGTTCCCCTGCTGTAGCACGTGTCGCTCCACACAGAGTGTCGATAG GCTTTGAGGCTATAG GCTCTCCCAACCTCCGACAAAAACCCCCTCCTAGAAGAGAAACAAATCTG GGCTTCCAGTTACCCAAGCCACCAGAGCCCCCTACTGTGGAAGCGGAGTACTACACCATCGCAGAGTTCCAGTCCTGCATCTCTGATGGCATCAGTTTCCGTGGAGGACAAAAAGCTGAT GTCATAGAGAAGAACTCCGGGGGCTGGTGGTATGTCCAGATCGGGGAGACGGAGGGTTGGGCCCCCTGCTCCTACATCGACAAACGCAAGAAACCCAACCTCAGCCGACGAACCAGCACGCTTACACGCCCCAAAGTCCCGCCCCCAGCTCCACCCACCAAAAAGCAAGACTCAGAAGAGACGCCATCACCCTCACCCAGTCactccatctcctcatcctccaaAGCCCCAGAATCCCCCAGCCGGCCCACAGTATATGAGGAACCGGAATACGACGTTCCCGCTGTTGGATGCGAGGGCGAGTCAGACACAGATTCCCTGAAGGGAGAGACAATACATCGCCCCCTGGAGGTGAAAATCAACAGTGTGGTCTGTGAGAAGTACCGTAGTTCTCCTCCAGTCTGCAAGACCTCCCCTGTGATTATCAGCTATAGAAGAAGGTCCTTCAGGTCCGTTGAAGAGATGGCCAAGGAAGAATGTATCTATGAGAACGATGGCTTCAGGCGCAGTAGTGGTGATGAAGGGGCTTCGGCCAAAGGCTGCGGTGGTTCCAACTCCCCAAGGATCTACCACTCCTCGACTGTACCCCGCAAACCCTCAGGGTCTTCACCTCTAGCAGGGGGAAAGCCATTGAAGAAGATCGCCCCGGAGCTGAGCCGAAGCCAGTCCCTAGCCAAAGCCGACACCAGCTCCAGGTTGTCCTCAGACGAATCGGGTAGAGATTCCAGGAAACCTCCAGGCATCAGGACGGTGGAGCAAAGGATAGGCCAGAGCCCCTCCACCAAGCTCAAGCCCTCGGTGAGGCCTAAACCTCTGCTCACCACCAAGTCAGAGCCACAGTGCTCCGAGAGGATGGACATCACTTCCCTGAGACGCCAGTTGAGGCCCACGGGACAACTCCGGCATACCGTCCATGGGCTCAAAGACTCAGAGACGGCCTCCGTCATCTCGTCGGAGGACTCCCATTCTTCCCGCAACAGCACCTCAGACCTCTCTTCCAACTACTCCAAAGGGAGCCGAGGAGATTCAGATCTGGAGGTATTCAACCTGTACCGGACCACAGACGCCTACGACAAGGTCCAGGAGTCAGAGCTGAGCTTTCCATCTGGGGTGGAGGTGGAAGTCCTGAAGAGGCAGGAGAGCGGCTGGTGGTACATTCGTTGGCGGGACAAGGAAGGCTGGGCGCCCACTTTTTATTTGGAGCCCATCCGTCAAGGGAGGGACGGCGGTGGGTCCGAGTCTGACGGGCAGTGCTCTGGGTCGGGCAGCGGCACCGGGAGCAAATCCAACAGCCTGGAGAAGAATGAGCAGCGCGTGCTGGCGCTCAACGACATCAACCTCCAGGGACTCACTAATCACCACCAGGTGCACCATACGCCAGGGGGTCTGAGATCGAGGAACACTCCCCCTATCCCCTCCAAGCCTCCGGGGGGCTTCTCCAAGCCGGCTGTGCTGGTTAACGGAGCGGCGAGAATGAGGAACGGTGGGGTGAGACCGCAGTCTGCCGTCAGACCCCAGTCCGTGTTCGTGTCTGCGCCACAGCCCGCCATGGTCAGTCAACATTACATGACAAGTTCCCTGAGGCGGAATGAGTCATTGGCTGCCCACAACCAGTATCGTACCGACCAGTACCGCTCCGGTTCCGCTACCCTTGGCGTGCGCCGTAACTCCTCTTTCAACGCTGTGCGCGCGCAACCCGTCACAGTCGAGACCCGATCGAGACCCTCAGAGCGCTCTATCACCACCAGGGGGTCTTCGGCGGAACGATTTGGCGCCGGTGGCGGGACTGACGCCTtgagcagggttggggttgttgTGCAGCGTAATGGAATCCCCGTTTCTACAGTCAGGCCCAAGCCTATCGAGAAGAGCCAGCTGATCCATAACAACCTGGGGAGGGAGGTATATGTTTCCATTGCTGACTACCGGGGGGACGATGAGACCATGGGCTTCCCTGAGGGCACCTGCCTGGAGGTTCTAGACAGGAACCCCAACGGGTGGTGGTACTGCAAGGTCCAAGATGCCCTGCACCCCCGCAAGGGCTGGGTCCCCTCCAACTACCTAGAGAGGAAGAAGTAA
- the sh3pxd2aa gene encoding SH3 and PX domain-containing protein 2A isoform X3 translates to MSLCSCFFFRDYGSSKRKSGIDSSDPMVLEQYVVVANYERQENSEISLQAGETVDVIEKSESGWWFVSTAEEQGWVPATYLDSQNGTRDDLELSTVRTGEVTKRRKAHLKRLDRRWTLGGIVNRQQSREEKYTTVQPYASQGKDEIGFEKGVTVEVIQKNLEGWWYIRYLGKEGWAPASYLKKMKEDFSSPGRKKTLTGPVEIIGNIMEISNLLQKKSSSEKDVETDGDSTSPERHISKSEISLPMPYAPGYNPSPDHGPGPSPGLSSGSGMGTSSPSLGPGASGPLQDSKGKTEPGSPAVARVAPHRVSIGFEAIGSPNLRQKPPPRRETNLGFQLPKPPEPPTVEAEYYTIAEFQSCISDGISFRGGQKADVIEKNSGGWWYVQIGETEGWAPCSYIDKRKKPNLSRRTSTLTRPKVPPPAPPTKKQDSEETPSPSPSHSISSSSKAPESPSRPTVYEEPEYDVPAVGCEGESDTDSLKGETIHRPLEVKINSVVCEKYRSSPPVCKTSPVIISYRRRSFRSVEEMAKEECIYENDGFRRSSGDEGASAKGCGGSNSPRIYHSSTVPRKPSGSSPLAGGKPLKKIAPELSRSQSLAKADTSSRLSSDESGRDSRKPPGIRTVEQRIGQSPSTKLKPSVRPKPLLTTKSEPQCSERMDITSLRRQLRPTGQLRHTVHGLKDSETASVISSEDSHSSRNSTSDLSSNYSKGSRGDSDLEVFNLYRTTDAYDKVQESELSFPSGVEVEVLKRQESGWWYIRWRDKEGWAPTFYLEPIRQGRDGGGSESDGQCSGSGSGTGSKSNSLEKNEQRVLALNDINLQGLTNHHQVHHTPGGLRSRNTPPIPSKPPGGFSKPAVLVNGAARMRNGGVRPQSAVRPQSVFVSAPQPAMVSQHYMTSSLRRNESLAAHNQYRTDQYRSGSATLGVRRNSSFNAVRAQPVTVETRSRPSERSITTRGSSAERFGAGGGTDALSRVGVVVQRNGIPVSTVRPKPIEKSQLIHNNLGREVYVSIADYRGDDETMGFPEGTCLEVLDRNPNGWWYCKVQDALHPRKGWVPSNYLERKK, encoded by the exons GTTGGTGGTTCGTCAGTACAGCCGAGGAGCAGGGTTGGGTGCCGGCCACATACCTGGACTCACAGAACGGCACTAGAGACGACCTGGAACTTAGCACCGTCAGGACAGgagaag TTACTAAGAGACGCAAGGCTCATCTGAAGAGACTGGACCGCAGATGGACCTTGGGAGGCATAGTGAACCGCCAGCAGAGTCGAG AAGAGAAGTACACGACGGTGCAGCCGTACGCCAGCCAGGGGAAGGACGAGATCGGCTTTGAGAAAGGGGTCACCGTGGAGGTCATCCAAAAGAACCTGGAGGGCTGGTGGTACATCAG GTACCTTGGGAAGGAGGGCTGGGCCCCGGCCTCATACCTGAAGAAGATGAAGGAGGACTTCTCATCCCCAGGTAGGAAGAAGACCCTGACAGGCCCTGTGGAAATCATCGGCAACATCATGGAGATCAGCAACCTGCTCCAGAAGAAGTCCAGCAGTGAGAAG GATGTCGAAACGGATGGAGATTCCACCAGTCCTGAGCGCCACATCTCCAAGAGTGAGATCAGCCTGCCCATGCCCTATGCCCCAGGTTATAACCCCAGCCCCGACCACGGCCCAGGTCCCAGTCCTGGGCTGAGTTCTGGATCTGGGATGGGTACCTCCAGTCCTAGCCTGGGCCCTGGTGCTAGTGGCCCTCTACAGGACAGTAAGGGGAAGACAGAACCTGGTTCCCCTGCTGTAGCACGTGTCGCTCCACACAGAGTGTCGATAG GCTTTGAGGCTATAG GCTCTCCCAACCTCCGACAAAAACCCCCTCCTAGAAGAGAAACAAATCTG GGCTTCCAGTTACCCAAGCCACCAGAGCCCCCTACTGTGGAAGCGGAGTACTACACCATCGCAGAGTTCCAGTCCTGCATCTCTGATGGCATCAGTTTCCGTGGAGGACAAAAAGCTGAT GTCATAGAGAAGAACTCCGGGGGCTGGTGGTATGTCCAGATCGGGGAGACGGAGGGTTGGGCCCCCTGCTCCTACATCGACAAACGCAAGAAACCCAACCTCAGCCGACGAACCAGCACGCTTACACGCCCCAAAGTCCCGCCCCCAGCTCCACCCACCAAAAAGCAAGACTCAGAAGAGACGCCATCACCCTCACCCAGTCactccatctcctcatcctccaaAGCCCCAGAATCCCCCAGCCGGCCCACAGTATATGAGGAACCGGAATACGACGTTCCCGCTGTTGGATGCGAGGGCGAGTCAGACACAGATTCCCTGAAGGGAGAGACAATACATCGCCCCCTGGAGGTGAAAATCAACAGTGTGGTCTGTGAGAAGTACCGTAGTTCTCCTCCAGTCTGCAAGACCTCCCCTGTGATTATCAGCTATAGAAGAAGGTCCTTCAGGTCCGTTGAAGAGATGGCCAAGGAAGAATGTATCTATGAGAACGATGGCTTCAGGCGCAGTAGTGGTGATGAAGGGGCTTCGGCCAAAGGCTGCGGTGGTTCCAACTCCCCAAGGATCTACCACTCCTCGACTGTACCCCGCAAACCCTCAGGGTCTTCACCTCTAGCAGGGGGAAAGCCATTGAAGAAGATCGCCCCGGAGCTGAGCCGAAGCCAGTCCCTAGCCAAAGCCGACACCAGCTCCAGGTTGTCCTCAGACGAATCGGGTAGAGATTCCAGGAAACCTCCAGGCATCAGGACGGTGGAGCAAAGGATAGGCCAGAGCCCCTCCACCAAGCTCAAGCCCTCGGTGAGGCCTAAACCTCTGCTCACCACCAAGTCAGAGCCACAGTGCTCCGAGAGGATGGACATCACTTCCCTGAGACGCCAGTTGAGGCCCACGGGACAACTCCGGCATACCGTCCATGGGCTCAAAGACTCAGAGACGGCCTCCGTCATCTCGTCGGAGGACTCCCATTCTTCCCGCAACAGCACCTCAGACCTCTCTTCCAACTACTCCAAAGGGAGCCGAGGAGATTCAGATCTGGAGGTATTCAACCTGTACCGGACCACAGACGCCTACGACAAGGTCCAGGAGTCAGAGCTGAGCTTTCCATCTGGGGTGGAGGTGGAAGTCCTGAAGAGGCAGGAGAGCGGCTGGTGGTACATTCGTTGGCGGGACAAGGAAGGCTGGGCGCCCACTTTTTATTTGGAGCCCATCCGTCAAGGGAGGGACGGCGGTGGGTCCGAGTCTGACGGGCAGTGCTCTGGGTCGGGCAGCGGCACCGGGAGCAAATCCAACAGCCTGGAGAAGAATGAGCAGCGCGTGCTGGCGCTCAACGACATCAACCTCCAGGGACTCACTAATCACCACCAGGTGCACCATACGCCAGGGGGTCTGAGATCGAGGAACACTCCCCCTATCCCCTCCAAGCCTCCGGGGGGCTTCTCCAAGCCGGCTGTGCTGGTTAACGGAGCGGCGAGAATGAGGAACGGTGGGGTGAGACCGCAGTCTGCCGTCAGACCCCAGTCCGTGTTCGTGTCTGCGCCACAGCCCGCCATGGTCAGTCAACATTACATGACAAGTTCCCTGAGGCGGAATGAGTCATTGGCTGCCCACAACCAGTATCGTACCGACCAGTACCGCTCCGGTTCCGCTACCCTTGGCGTGCGCCGTAACTCCTCTTTCAACGCTGTGCGCGCGCAACCCGTCACAGTCGAGACCCGATCGAGACCCTCAGAGCGCTCTATCACCACCAGGGGGTCTTCGGCGGAACGATTTGGCGCCGGTGGCGGGACTGACGCCTtgagcagggttggggttgttgTGCAGCGTAATGGAATCCCCGTTTCTACAGTCAGGCCCAAGCCTATCGAGAAGAGCCAGCTGATCCATAACAACCTGGGGAGGGAGGTATATGTTTCCATTGCTGACTACCGGGGGGACGATGAGACCATGGGCTTCCCTGAGGGCACCTGCCTGGAGGTTCTAGACAGGAACCCCAACGGGTGGTGGTACTGCAAGGTCCAAGATGCCCTGCACCCCCGCAAGGGCTGGGTCCCCTCCAACTACCTAGAGAGGAAGAAGTAA
- the sh3pxd2aa gene encoding SH3 and PX domain-containing protein 2A isoform X2 encodes MSLCSCFFFRDYGSSKRKSVWMYGFTDSPRKEASGIDSSDPMVLEQYVVVANYERQENSEISLQAGETVDVIEKSESGWWFVSTAEEQGWVPATYLDSQNGTRDDLELSTVRTGEVTKRRKAHLKRLDRRWTLGGIVNRQQSREEKYTTVQPYASQGKDEIGFEKGVTVEVIQKNLEGWWYIRYLGKEGWAPASYLKKMKEDFSSPGRKKTLTGPVEIIGNIMEISNLLQKKSSSEKDVETDGDSTSPERHISKSEISLPMPYAPGYNPSPDHGPGPSPGLSSGSGMGTSSPSLGPGASGPLQDSKGKTEPGSPAVARVAPHRVSIGFEAIGSPNLRQKPPPRRETNLGFQLPKPPEPPTVEAEYYTIAEFQSCISDGISFRGGQKADVIEKNSGGWWYVQIGETEGWAPCSYIDKRKKPNLSRRTSTLTRPKVPPPAPPTKKQDSEETPSPSPSHSISSSSKAPESPSRPTVYEEPEYDVPAVGCEGESDTDSLKGETIHRPLEVKINSVVCEKYRSSPPVCKTSPVIISYRRRSFRSVEEMAKEECIYENDGFRRSSGDEGASAKGCGGSNSPRIYHSSTVPRKPSGSSPLAGGKPLKKIAPELSRSQSLAKADTSSRLSSDESGRDSRKPPGIRTVEQRIGQSPSTKLKPSVRPKPLLTTKSEPQCSERMDITSLRRQLRPTGQLRHTVHGLKDSETASVISSEDSHSSRNSTSDLSSNYSKGSRGDSDLEVFNLYRTTDAYDKVQESELSFPSGVEVEVLKRQESGWWYIRWRDKEGWAPTFYLEPIRQGRDGGGSESDGQCSGSGSGTGSKSNSLEKNEQRVLALNDINLQGLTNHHQVHHTPGGLRSRNTPPIPSKPPGGFSKPAVLVNGAARMRNGGVRPQSAVRPQSVFVSAPQPAMVSQHYMTSSLRRNESLAAHNQYRTDQYRSGSATLGVRRNSSFNAVRAQPVTVETRSRPSERSITTRGSSAERFGAGGGTDALSRVGVVVQRNGIPVSTVRPKPIEKSQLIHNNLGREVYVSIADYRGDDETMGFPEGTCLEVLDRNPNGWWYCKVQDALHPRKGWVPSNYLERKK; translated from the exons GTTGGTGGTTCGTCAGTACAGCCGAGGAGCAGGGTTGGGTGCCGGCCACATACCTGGACTCACAGAACGGCACTAGAGACGACCTGGAACTTAGCACCGTCAGGACAGgagaag TTACTAAGAGACGCAAGGCTCATCTGAAGAGACTGGACCGCAGATGGACCTTGGGAGGCATAGTGAACCGCCAGCAGAGTCGAG AAGAGAAGTACACGACGGTGCAGCCGTACGCCAGCCAGGGGAAGGACGAGATCGGCTTTGAGAAAGGGGTCACCGTGGAGGTCATCCAAAAGAACCTGGAGGGCTGGTGGTACATCAG GTACCTTGGGAAGGAGGGCTGGGCCCCGGCCTCATACCTGAAGAAGATGAAGGAGGACTTCTCATCCCCAGGTAGGAAGAAGACCCTGACAGGCCCTGTGGAAATCATCGGCAACATCATGGAGATCAGCAACCTGCTCCAGAAGAAGTCCAGCAGTGAGAAG GATGTCGAAACGGATGGAGATTCCACCAGTCCTGAGCGCCACATCTCCAAGAGTGAGATCAGCCTGCCCATGCCCTATGCCCCAGGTTATAACCCCAGCCCCGACCACGGCCCAGGTCCCAGTCCTGGGCTGAGTTCTGGATCTGGGATGGGTACCTCCAGTCCTAGCCTGGGCCCTGGTGCTAGTGGCCCTCTACAGGACAGTAAGGGGAAGACAGAACCTGGTTCCCCTGCTGTAGCACGTGTCGCTCCACACAGAGTGTCGATAG GCTTTGAGGCTATAG GCTCTCCCAACCTCCGACAAAAACCCCCTCCTAGAAGAGAAACAAATCTG GGCTTCCAGTTACCCAAGCCACCAGAGCCCCCTACTGTGGAAGCGGAGTACTACACCATCGCAGAGTTCCAGTCCTGCATCTCTGATGGCATCAGTTTCCGTGGAGGACAAAAAGCTGAT GTCATAGAGAAGAACTCCGGGGGCTGGTGGTATGTCCAGATCGGGGAGACGGAGGGTTGGGCCCCCTGCTCCTACATCGACAAACGCAAGAAACCCAACCTCAGCCGACGAACCAGCACGCTTACACGCCCCAAAGTCCCGCCCCCAGCTCCACCCACCAAAAAGCAAGACTCAGAAGAGACGCCATCACCCTCACCCAGTCactccatctcctcatcctccaaAGCCCCAGAATCCCCCAGCCGGCCCACAGTATATGAGGAACCGGAATACGACGTTCCCGCTGTTGGATGCGAGGGCGAGTCAGACACAGATTCCCTGAAGGGAGAGACAATACATCGCCCCCTGGAGGTGAAAATCAACAGTGTGGTCTGTGAGAAGTACCGTAGTTCTCCTCCAGTCTGCAAGACCTCCCCTGTGATTATCAGCTATAGAAGAAGGTCCTTCAGGTCCGTTGAAGAGATGGCCAAGGAAGAATGTATCTATGAGAACGATGGCTTCAGGCGCAGTAGTGGTGATGAAGGGGCTTCGGCCAAAGGCTGCGGTGGTTCCAACTCCCCAAGGATCTACCACTCCTCGACTGTACCCCGCAAACCCTCAGGGTCTTCACCTCTAGCAGGGGGAAAGCCATTGAAGAAGATCGCCCCGGAGCTGAGCCGAAGCCAGTCCCTAGCCAAAGCCGACACCAGCTCCAGGTTGTCCTCAGACGAATCGGGTAGAGATTCCAGGAAACCTCCAGGCATCAGGACGGTGGAGCAAAGGATAGGCCAGAGCCCCTCCACCAAGCTCAAGCCCTCGGTGAGGCCTAAACCTCTGCTCACCACCAAGTCAGAGCCACAGTGCTCCGAGAGGATGGACATCACTTCCCTGAGACGCCAGTTGAGGCCCACGGGACAACTCCGGCATACCGTCCATGGGCTCAAAGACTCAGAGACGGCCTCCGTCATCTCGTCGGAGGACTCCCATTCTTCCCGCAACAGCACCTCAGACCTCTCTTCCAACTACTCCAAAGGGAGCCGAGGAGATTCAGATCTGGAGGTATTCAACCTGTACCGGACCACAGACGCCTACGACAAGGTCCAGGAGTCAGAGCTGAGCTTTCCATCTGGGGTGGAGGTGGAAGTCCTGAAGAGGCAGGAGAGCGGCTGGTGGTACATTCGTTGGCGGGACAAGGAAGGCTGGGCGCCCACTTTTTATTTGGAGCCCATCCGTCAAGGGAGGGACGGCGGTGGGTCCGAGTCTGACGGGCAGTGCTCTGGGTCGGGCAGCGGCACCGGGAGCAAATCCAACAGCCTGGAGAAGAATGAGCAGCGCGTGCTGGCGCTCAACGACATCAACCTCCAGGGACTCACTAATCACCACCAGGTGCACCATACGCCAGGGGGTCTGAGATCGAGGAACACTCCCCCTATCCCCTCCAAGCCTCCGGGGGGCTTCTCCAAGCCGGCTGTGCTGGTTAACGGAGCGGCGAGAATGAGGAACGGTGGGGTGAGACCGCAGTCTGCCGTCAGACCCCAGTCCGTGTTCGTGTCTGCGCCACAGCCCGCCATGGTCAGTCAACATTACATGACAAGTTCCCTGAGGCGGAATGAGTCATTGGCTGCCCACAACCAGTATCGTACCGACCAGTACCGCTCCGGTTCCGCTACCCTTGGCGTGCGCCGTAACTCCTCTTTCAACGCTGTGCGCGCGCAACCCGTCACAGTCGAGACCCGATCGAGACCCTCAGAGCGCTCTATCACCACCAGGGGGTCTTCGGCGGAACGATTTGGCGCCGGTGGCGGGACTGACGCCTtgagcagggttggggttgttgTGCAGCGTAATGGAATCCCCGTTTCTACAGTCAGGCCCAAGCCTATCGAGAAGAGCCAGCTGATCCATAACAACCTGGGGAGGGAGGTATATGTTTCCATTGCTGACTACCGGGGGGACGATGAGACCATGGGCTTCCCTGAGGGCACCTGCCTGGAGGTTCTAGACAGGAACCCCAACGGGTGGTGGTACTGCAAGGTCCAAGATGCCCTGCACCCCCGCAAGGGCTGGGTCCCCTCCAACTACCTAGAGAGGAAGAAGTAA